Proteins encoded by one window of Alphaproteobacteria bacterium:
- a CDS encoding ABC transporter ATP-binding protein, which produces MIDVDALHLTLTGAAGPVNVLNGVSFTVKDGDSVALLGPSGSGKTSLLMLIAGLERASAGHVRVAGQDLSTMSEDALARFRARHVGIVFQSFHLVPTMTAVENVAIPLELAGRADAFERARAGLDQVGLGGRLNHYPGELSGGEQQRVALARAIAPGPRLLLADEPTGNLDGATGETVIRLLFDLARDTGATLLLVTHDEALAGRCGRLLRLADGRIAGDSRQAA; this is translated from the coding sequence ATGATCGACGTTGACGCCTTGCACCTGACCCTGACCGGCGCGGCCGGACCGGTCAATGTGCTGAACGGGGTCAGTTTCACCGTCAAGGATGGCGACAGCGTGGCGCTGCTCGGGCCTTCGGGCTCCGGCAAGACCTCGCTTCTCATGCTGATCGCCGGTCTGGAGCGGGCGAGCGCGGGCCATGTGCGCGTCGCCGGGCAGGATCTGAGCACCATGAGCGAGGATGCGCTGGCCCGCTTCCGCGCCCGCCACGTGGGCATCGTCTTTCAGTCCTTTCATCTGGTGCCGACCATGACCGCTGTGGAGAATGTGGCCATTCCGCTGGAGCTGGCCGGCCGCGCCGACGCCTTCGAGCGCGCCCGCGCCGGTCTCGACCAGGTCGGTCTTGGCGGCCGCCTGAACCACTATCCGGGCGAATTGTCCGGCGGCGAGCAGCAGCGGGTTGCGCTGGCCCGCGCCATCGCCCCGGGACCGCGCCTGCTGCTGGCTGACGAGCCTACCGGCAATCTGGATGGCGCCACCGGCGAGACGGTCATCCGCCTGCTGTTCGATCTGGCCCGCGACACCGGTGCCACGCTGCTGCTGGTGACCCATGACGAGGCGCTGGCCGGTCGCTGCGGCCGACTGCTGCGCCTGGCCGATGGCCGCATCGCCGGCGACAGCCGTCAAGCCGCATGA
- a CDS encoding arylesterase has product MMMETGGMMLSHFRVKALGAKTAGGVTELARAGRLARLAMVAVAMMAGMVAAMAGASVARAEPLKILAFGDSLVAGFGLAPEDGFVAQLQQALSGRGHDVVVINGGVSGDTSAGAVARLDWILQDPPDVAIIEFGGNDGLRGLEPAQTYTNLDRVMRRLRRAGVPMLLTGMRAPPNLGRSYGEEFNAVFPRLAETYGTVFYPFFLEGVAAQPALNQADGIHPNADGVAEIVRRLLPLLEPLLDVQGDSAARFRLPPAAGGAASAGPLTAGLMVAAAGRERHSPR; this is encoded by the coding sequence ATGATGATGGAGACCGGCGGGATGATGCTGTCTCACTTCCGTGTGAAGGCTCTTGGTGCAAAGACCGCGGGCGGCGTGACGGAGTTGGCGCGCGCGGGGCGGCTGGCGCGGCTGGCGATGGTAGCGGTCGCGATGATGGCCGGCATGGTCGCCGCTATGGCCGGCGCATCCGTGGCGCGCGCGGAACCCCTGAAGATACTGGCGTTTGGCGATTCGCTGGTGGCCGGTTTCGGCCTGGCGCCGGAGGACGGTTTTGTCGCCCAGTTGCAGCAGGCGCTATCCGGGCGCGGCCATGATGTGGTGGTCATCAATGGCGGCGTATCGGGCGACACCAGCGCCGGGGCGGTGGCCCGGCTGGACTGGATTCTGCAGGACCCGCCGGACGTGGCGATCATCGAGTTCGGCGGCAATGACGGCCTGCGGGGCCTGGAGCCGGCCCAGACCTACACCAACCTTGACCGGGTGATGCGCCGGCTGCGGCGGGCGGGCGTACCGATGCTGCTGACCGGTATGCGGGCGCCGCCCAATCTCGGTCGCTCATACGGCGAGGAGTTCAACGCCGTGTTCCCACGCCTGGCAGAGACTTATGGCACGGTCTTCTATCCCTTCTTTCTGGAGGGAGTGGCGGCACAACCGGCGCTCAACCAGGCGGACGGCATTCACCCCAATGCTGACGGCGTGGCCGAGATCGTGCGCCGGCTGCTGCCGCTGCTGGAGCCGTTGCTGGACGTCCAGGGCGACAGCGCCGCCCGATTCCGCCTACCGCCGGCAGCCGGAGGCGCAGCGTCGGCGGGACCGCTTACGGCGGGTTTGATGGTGGCGGCAGCGGGGCGTGAACGTCATTCCCCGCGCTGA
- a CDS encoding FtsX-like permease family protein: protein MAASPATAVKPHDQRRCPGMTPADPAAVAGHTPSGGGLAIAWRFAWRELRAGWRAGLSGFRVFLAVLALGVAAIAAVGSLSAALQQGVADDARALLGGDVAFLLVHRPADAAERAFLASQGRLSAIAEMRAMAESPATGQRRLVELKAVDSAWPLYGEARLAPATDLATVLAPRPAAATDDATDAGAAGVIWGAAVEANLLPALGLQPEQITAGPPPRIQVGDALFEIRATIAYEPDRGAQLFTLGPRLLVSDQALAATGLVQPGSLVRYAYRLASTDSAAAITARATDRFPDAGWRSRTTADAGDGISRFMGRLALFLTLVGLAALLTGGVGVSNAVAAYMDSRRPTIAALKCLGASTRLIFQVYMVQVLALATLATLIGVALGALAPLAVGGLLSGFAGVDLASGPFWRPLALAGLFGLLVAVTFSWLPLARARRVPAAHLFRPGLSAAERRLRPAELATTGALALALGGLAIVTAERPDFALWFTLGAAVTLAVFRLVAEGVSRLARRLARQVGGGRALLRLALANLGRPAAPAIPVIVSLGLGLTLLVTVGQIRTSLTAELGQRMAADAPAYFFIDIQPGQVAAFDTTVRATPGLISFNRVPSLRGTITAINDVAVADMTIPPDVAWAFRGDRGLTWSAVPVAGGTLVAGQWWPADYAGPPLVSLDANIARGVGLAPGDAITLNVLGRPLTATVANLRQIDWESFGLNFTFVFAPGALDGAPQTHIATVDLAPESEPALERAVAAAFPNVSSVRVRDTLNDVRRLLSNLGLAIALAAGATLVAGTLVLAGAIAAGHRRRVYDAVVLKVLGATRGRLLAAYLLEYGLLGLMTAGLAAAIGLLAAWAVVRFVMTLAFRPDPAALGLTIVIATLVVLAAGFAGTFRALSAPAAPELRND, encoded by the coding sequence ATGGCCGCATCGCCGGCGACAGCCGTCAAGCCGCATGACCAGCGCCGCTGTCCCGGCATGACCCCGGCCGATCCCGCCGCCGTGGCGGGCCACACCCCATCCGGCGGCGGCCTGGCCATCGCCTGGCGTTTTGCCTGGCGCGAGCTGCGCGCCGGCTGGCGCGCCGGACTCAGCGGGTTTCGCGTGTTCCTGGCGGTCCTGGCGCTGGGTGTCGCGGCCATTGCCGCCGTCGGCTCGCTGTCCGCCGCGTTACAGCAGGGCGTGGCCGATGACGCCCGCGCCCTGTTGGGCGGCGATGTGGCATTCCTGCTGGTGCATCGTCCGGCCGATGCGGCCGAGCGCGCCTTCCTCGCCAGCCAGGGTCGGCTCAGCGCCATTGCCGAAATGCGGGCCATGGCCGAAAGCCCGGCCACCGGCCAGCGGCGACTGGTTGAACTCAAGGCGGTGGATTCCGCCTGGCCGCTCTACGGCGAAGCGCGGCTCGCGCCGGCCACCGATCTGGCGACGGTGCTGGCGCCACGGCCCGCCGCCGCCACCGATGACGCCACAGACGCCGGTGCGGCCGGCGTCATCTGGGGCGCGGCGGTGGAAGCCAATCTGCTGCCGGCCCTCGGCCTGCAGCCGGAACAGATCACCGCCGGCCCGCCACCGCGCATCCAGGTCGGCGACGCGCTGTTTGAGATTCGCGCCACCATCGCCTATGAGCCTGATCGCGGCGCGCAACTCTTCACGCTGGGGCCACGCCTGCTGGTCTCCGACCAGGCGCTGGCCGCAACCGGCCTGGTGCAGCCCGGCAGCCTGGTGCGCTACGCCTATCGCCTGGCCAGCACAGACTCCGCCGCGGCGATCACCGCGCGGGCCACGGATCGTTTCCCCGACGCCGGCTGGCGCAGCCGCACCACCGCCGACGCCGGCGACGGCATTTCCCGTTTCATGGGACGGCTGGCGCTGTTTCTCACGCTTGTCGGTCTCGCCGCCCTGCTCACCGGCGGGGTCGGTGTGTCCAACGCGGTCGCCGCCTATATGGACAGCCGCCGTCCGACCATTGCCGCGCTCAAGTGTCTCGGCGCTTCGACCCGCCTGATCTTCCAGGTCTATATGGTGCAGGTGTTGGCGCTGGCCACCCTGGCGACGCTGATCGGCGTGGCCCTGGGCGCGCTGGCGCCACTGGCGGTAGGCGGGCTGCTCAGCGGCTTCGCCGGGGTCGACCTGGCGAGTGGACCGTTCTGGCGGCCGCTGGCTCTGGCCGGGCTGTTCGGACTGCTGGTGGCCGTAACCTTTTCATGGCTGCCCCTGGCCCGCGCCCGGCGGGTGCCGGCGGCACACCTCTTCCGTCCCGGCCTGTCCGCCGCCGAGCGCCGGCTGCGGCCGGCCGAACTGGCGACCACCGGCGCCCTCGCCCTGGCCCTTGGCGGGCTCGCCATCGTCACGGCGGAGCGGCCCGACTTCGCCCTGTGGTTCACACTCGGTGCGGCCGTGACCCTGGCCGTCTTTCGCCTGGTGGCCGAGGGCGTCAGCCGGCTGGCCCGACGCCTGGCGCGACAGGTCGGCGGCGGCCGCGCCCTGCTGCGTCTGGCCCTGGCCAATCTCGGCCGGCCGGCGGCGCCGGCGATTCCGGTCATCGTCTCGCTGGGCCTTGGCCTCACCCTGCTGGTGACGGTCGGCCAGATTCGCACCAGCCTGACGGCGGAGCTCGGTCAGCGCATGGCGGCCGATGCGCCGGCCTATTTCTTCATCGACATCCAGCCCGGTCAGGTGGCCGCCTTCGACACCACCGTCCGCGCCACGCCGGGACTCATCTCCTTCAACCGGGTGCCCAGCCTGCGCGGCACCATCACCGCCATCAATGATGTGGCGGTGGCCGACATGACCATTCCGCCCGATGTGGCCTGGGCCTTTCGCGGCGACCGCGGGCTGACCTGGTCGGCCGTTCCCGTCGCCGGCGGCACGCTGGTGGCCGGTCAGTGGTGGCCGGCCGATTATGCCGGGCCACCGCTGGTCTCGCTCGACGCCAATATCGCGCGGGGCGTAGGCCTGGCCCCCGGCGACGCCATTACGCTCAACGTGCTGGGGCGGCCGCTGACCGCCACTGTCGCCAACCTGCGCCAGATCGACTGGGAGAGTTTCGGCCTGAACTTCACCTTCGTCTTTGCGCCAGGGGCGCTTGATGGCGCACCGCAGACGCACATCGCCACCGTGGATCTGGCGCCGGAGTCGGAGCCGGCGCTGGAACGCGCCGTGGCCGCCGCCTTTCCCAACGTCTCCAGCGTGCGGGTGCGCGACACTCTGAACGACGTGCGCCGCCTGCTGTCCAATCTGGGGCTGGCCATTGCCCTGGCCGCCGGCGCCACCCTGGTCGCCGGCACCCTGGTGCTGGCCGGCGCCATCGCCGCCGGTCACCGGCGGCGGGTCTATGACGCGGTGGTGCTCAAGGTTCTGGGCGCCACCCGCGGCCGCCTGCTGGCCGCCTATCTTCTGGAATATGGACTGCTCGGTCTGATGACCGCCGGGCTCGCCGCGGCCATCGGCCTGCTCGCCGCCTGGGCCGTGGTGCGCTTTGTCATGACCCTGGCCTTCCGCCCCGACCCGGCGGCGCTCGGCCTGACTATTGTCATCGCCACCCTGGTGGTGCTGGCGGCCGGATTTGCCGGCACCTTCCGCGCCCTGTCGGCGCCGGCCGCGCCGGAACTGCGCAACGACTGA
- a CDS encoding threonine/serine dehydratase, translated as MTALVTLQEIQAAAARLPDVVRRTPLLPLARDAGEIGDESLFLKAENLQTTGAYKLRAAFTYLDSLDADQRRRGVVLQSSGNFAQAFAFAGRLMAVPVTVVMLRTTSPTKVEQTRSHGAEVALIDDPLERATAVDRIAGERGAVAVDSWSDRRIIAGHGTIGLEIVEQRPDVQTVLVPVSSGGLAAGVAAAVRLTRPEVRVIGIQPDHANAAFLSLAAGEPVTISHWNSIADGLSARYPGALPFRHLQEYLERIVLISEGDIGRAYGVLRDRAKLVAEPAGAVATAGWLSGKAEAAAGPLGRTVAIVSGGNLTHETMARLDALARSP; from the coding sequence ATGACAGCGCTGGTGACCTTGCAGGAGATACAGGCGGCGGCAGCGCGCCTGCCGGACGTGGTGCGGCGCACGCCGCTCCTGCCGCTGGCCAGGGACGCCGGTGAAATCGGCGATGAGTCCCTGTTTCTCAAGGCGGAGAATCTGCAGACCACGGGCGCCTACAAGCTGCGCGCCGCCTTTACCTATCTGGACAGTCTCGACGCCGATCAGCGCCGCCGCGGCGTGGTGCTGCAATCGTCCGGTAATTTCGCCCAGGCCTTTGCCTTTGCCGGGCGTCTGATGGCGGTGCCGGTGACGGTGGTCATGCTGCGCACCACCAGCCCCACCAAGGTGGAGCAGACGCGCAGCCACGGCGCGGAGGTGGCGCTGATTGACGACCCGCTGGAGCGGGCCACGGCGGTGGATCGCATCGCCGGCGAACGGGGCGCGGTCGCCGTGGATTCGTGGAGCGACCGGCGGATCATCGCCGGCCATGGCACTATCGGTCTGGAAATCGTCGAGCAGCGACCGGATGTGCAGACAGTGCTGGTGCCGGTGTCTTCAGGCGGCCTGGCCGCCGGGGTGGCGGCGGCGGTGCGCCTGACGCGGCCTGAAGTGCGGGTGATCGGCATACAGCCCGACCACGCCAATGCGGCCTTCCTGTCATTGGCGGCGGGCGAGCCGGTGACCATCAGCCACTGGAATTCCATCGCCGACGGTCTGTCGGCGCGCTATCCGGGGGCCCTGCCCTTCCGCCACCTGCAGGAATATCTGGAGCGGATCGTTCTGATCAGCGAGGGCGATATCGGCCGCGCCTATGGGGTCCTGCGCGACCGCGCCAAGCTGGTGGCGGAGCCGGCCGGCGCCGTCGCCACCGCCGGCTGGCTGTCGGGCAAGGCGGAAGCGGCGGCCGGCCCGCTAGGCCGGACGGTGGCCATCGTCAGCGGCGGCAATCTGACCCACGAGACCATGGCCCGGCTGGACGCTCTGGCGCGGTCGCCGTAG
- the thpR gene encoding RNA 2',3'-cyclic phosphodiesterase produces MTRLFVALALPVPVQDRLQAVQTAMPGARWVSRENFHLTLAFLGDVPPARLDDLDEALSDARGGLFNLALCGLDLFSRGGLPHTLWVGAERTPPLLDLQRSIERSLARSGFTFEKRKFRPHVTLAYLRDAPLDRVAAYIAGHSPLRLPPFRVDGFRLYSSWPGDGGRDYQVEADYHF; encoded by the coding sequence ATGACCAGACTATTTGTGGCGCTTGCCCTGCCGGTGCCGGTGCAGGACAGATTGCAGGCGGTGCAGACGGCGATGCCGGGCGCGCGCTGGGTGAGTCGCGAGAACTTTCATCTGACGCTGGCGTTTCTCGGTGATGTGCCACCGGCACGGCTGGATGATCTGGACGAGGCCTTGAGCGATGCGCGCGGCGGCCTGTTCAATCTGGCCCTGTGCGGGCTGGATCTGTTCAGCCGGGGCGGCTTGCCGCACACCCTGTGGGTCGGCGCGGAGAGGACGCCGCCGCTGCTGGACCTGCAGAGAAGCATCGAGCGCAGCCTGGCGCGATCCGGCTTTACCTTCGAGAAGCGTAAGTTCAGGCCCCATGTGACCCTGGCCTATCTGCGTGATGCGCCGCTGGATCGGGTCGCCGCCTATATCGCCGGGCACAGCCCGCTGCGCCTGCCGCCGTTCCGGGTCGACGGGTTCCGCCTGTATTCAAGCTGGCCGGGTGACGGCGGCCGCGACTATCAAGTGGAAGCGGACTATCATTTCTGA